In Erigeron canadensis isolate Cc75 chromosome 8, C_canadensis_v1, whole genome shotgun sequence, the DNA window CTGACggtttaagttttgaaaaaatcgGGTTACTTGGTCCGGTTACAGTTTGAACAAAGAACAAACCATCaaaaccggaccggaccaaaaaaattttatatatatatttaattcacATATATTAAATTTACTAAATATATTCTATGGgcattttatttaacatttacaaACTTTAGTAAAATGTTCAATATATCATTAACACTCTTTTGAACTTTTGGTATTTTAAGTATGATTTTAAAAACttggtaaaaatgtaaatatatatcacTTTAGACTTTTGATATGTAAGTATGATTTTAGTAACTCACTagttatgtaaaaatatttcacACACATCATATAAATGTATACTCTTTTAAGGTCACCTTACAACTTACATGGTttggaaataaaagaaaaaaaaactcaaaatcgtCAAACCAGGCCGGCTTATATAGTCTGGTTTAACAACATAATTGGTCTGGTttggtttgatatatattaaaactgaAAATGTCAGCTTGGCTTGAGATTTAGtcaaaaacaaatcaaatcgGACCACGAACACTTCTACTAATGAACACCATTAggtgtctttgacttatttcTTAGTGACTAGTCCTTCCATGAGCATGTGTATacgttttgttttgttttttttttaattgatgtaCGTATGAGTGTatatttaaaagtgaaaaattaaataaaaggtgaatcataaattattattttttatcgaGAATGTTTTAGAAGATTGATTATTGGTTAATTTTAGTTTGATATGTTACTGATAGAAACTAATCCTTTATtgcattatgtttttttttaacatcaaaatttttttaaatttgaaaaatgtgAAAGAATAAAAGGGTGTTTTTGAATTTCACAATACAATTTTTAGCTTAATTTTGAAATCCATCTGATGTTTAAGTAATTCCATTTTCgacattttttataatattatttcaaTCTGGACcttttatatctatactcccttataaagcaaactggtTTTAAGGGAGTAAGAACCTGAAATGTCCAATCTACCCTCCAACTTATTACATGTATACTTCCATTAAGAACTGTTACGAACTGCTTAGACAAATATGCCCTGGCTaatactggaaaaaaaaaacctctctAGACTTACTTATTTCCACAAttgtatattcaaaaatatcTAGAATGTCTAAAAGTAACTTTGCTTTTCTCGGTAAGATACCAATGGATATAAAGAGGCTGTCAATAGATATACAGAAATGAAAGCGAGGTTCTATGATGATGCAACTAAACTAGAATAAGATTATCGATAGTTGGTTGATTATTTAGCTTTGTATATAATAACTTAcaattcatttaattttttttttgaaatatggGTAGACAAGTTTGTTTACATGttgataaataaagaaaagtgGGTGATTTTTGATTGTTGTGTTtacatattgatattgataaccCATCTTATTCGTCGTCACCATCACCCGTTGCCTCTACTGTCACACCGCTATCATCATCGTCGTCGCATCGCGCGGGCATTCATCTAGTAACATCAAATAGACACAATTTCACACCAAAAGATGGTATTAACACTGTTACAATATGTCAATTTCATTTTAGTGGGTTGGTCATAAAGTTTAATGTTAATTAGTTTCTTACGTGGAGATGAGGAATTCAAACTCCGTTATGTATGCTAACTTCGGTGAAAAACTAACTCATTAACTAATAACTAACATTTTTGCTTTTTCTTATAGAAACAACGTTGTTACAatactttattaattatattattattatgtattttcttCTACAATAGATTTTTTATCACTGAAGGACATTAGAATATCATGATGTTATCAGAAGTATATCTCGATCAGAAGCAGCTCAACAATTTTAATTGATTAAGCAATTGTTTTAGAGCTTCAAAAATCTACAACctcaatatttttatataataagcTTAGTATTTCGATTTTAAGGtaaatgttttacaataacACTTTTATTAGTTTATCAATCAAcctatatattgatttttactAGTGGTTTAATATCAAAATTGAACtatcttctttttcctttcattAATTACTTTAATTTGTACACTAATAAATTATATCTCCTTTAATTTGTACACTCGATCATATATAAACATCTAAGTTACcaatttataaagatttttcTTAGAAAACTTTCTTGTAGGATTATAAGATCATATATTCATTGAATTTTATTTCACTTTTAAAATGcctttttaatcttaaatcataTCCGTTTActatgtatattgtatatttgaTGGTCAGCAATTGCGGACGTCGACAAATTAAGTACTTTGTGCCCAATATTCACATGCGTCCGACCCCACGCACCCTCACAatttatatgacttttgaaGCTGGGGTTGCTCTGtatacctttttctttctttcgaaACCAAGCCTCCCAGAAGCCACTCATAACTGTCTATAATTGCCATGCCAAAAACAAaacttgtttttaattaaatagttaATAATCAAAACCTCTCAACAACATTAGCTTTTTGCCTCTCTCCCTCTCATAAAATAATTAACCATTTTGACTTATGTTTCATAATCTTTAAATAAACACAAAACATTTTTAGAAGTaactttttctaaaataaaaatgtaatcaTCCCATCAACATTCGGAATTATAATGGATTAAGgagatcattttttttttgacagtTGACACGTCTTTCTAACAAATACGTATCCTTTTACGTTAGCAATTCAATAAAGATATCTATATGTTTATTGtctttgttgttaaaaaaagtaaaaacttatTTCGTCTTTTACTAAACATACGTATTCACTAACCATCAATTAAACGAATATATTAGTATTTGAAAGAACTTAAAAGAATAGAGTTTTTGGGTTCAAATTTAACCGTGAACAAAATGTTCTCTAAAAGACAAggatttattttaaaattagagTATGaaattactatatatttattttacctttttactatattataaaaattatgttatattgttgaaaagttaaaaaaaagtttaaaaaagacCATCctttttaattacttattaaaaaGTTATCTAATTGTTTCTAATAAACTAACTTATACTTTaaactcttattttttttactacttATTTCCACTATCacttttacattattattattgacatCAATCTACATCATTCGACCCCGCCATAATCAGACCGCTGTGTTTGCACCACTATTGCACTACGCAAGTGTCATGCTAGTATTGCATAAcctaaatttattattaaaaaacaaatacatttatctatatttttatactatcttataataactATTGcattctctctcataaaagtattaaatgtaaaattatcattttatccttgataaaataatatacattATCAATctctaattatttaaaatatcttcattgtctttttacatcaatttcaTTAAATGAATTAACtaacaatacaataaaatatGATGGTTCCCAAATCCCAACAGACGACGACAAATTAATTACTTGTTTTCAATATTCACATGCCTCGGACCGACCCACCTCCAAAAGGCatatatgacttttttttttttttttacaggtGGTCTCTCTGTGTgagattttttttccttttctccaAAATTCAAACCACCCCCCTATTCTCCACTCACAATTTGCctttaatcaaatttaatttaccACTACCTCTCAACAACATTCTTCCCATATccccttctctctctctcataaaatttaaactaaaatgGTGGCCGGAATATCAACCGGCTCCGGCggcaccactaccaccaccaaaAAATTTGTAATGTTACTTTTACTGGTACTTTCTGTTTCCACCAGTTGTACAACAACCACCGTCAGCCGCCGTCACGACATAAATAAGCACTACCAAACGTTCACCCCTCATTCTCTTCCTTCTTCTTATGCATCTCTAGATCTATCAAATGAAAACAATTTAATGGCAACTTCTTCAGATTCAGAAAATGCTTCAGATTCATCTAATTCCCTGTCTATAGATTTACATCATGTAGACACTCTCATATATTCCACTTCCACTATTACAACGAAAAATGACCCTGAGACTCTCTTCAAAAACCGTCtgactcgtgactcggtccGAGTCAAAAGCATCTTAAAATCAGTATCCAACAGGACTAGTGGGGATTTCAGCAGTTCGGTGATATCTGGTCTTGCACAAGGGTCAGGTGAGTATTTTACAAGAATTGGAATAGGAAGTCCACCAAGATATTCTTATATGGTATTAGATACAGGCAGTGATGTTGTATGGATTCAATGTTCTCCGTGTCGGAGGTGTTATACACAAACTGACCCCATTTTTAATCCATCTAAATCCAACTCATTTGGACATGTACCTTGTCGTACTAGTCTTTGTAACCGTCTAGATTCCCCAGGTTGTAACACTAAATCGAATAAATGTATGTATCAAGTCTCTTATGGAGACGGGTCTTTCACTATTGGTGAGTTCTCCACCGAAACACTCACCTTTCGAAAAACCAAAGTTAATAATGTTGCCTTTGGTTGTGGACATGATAACCAAGGTTTGTTTGTTGGTGCGGCTGGTTTGTTAGGGCTTGGCAGGGGGAAATTGTCTTTTCCTAACCAAGCGGGTCGGCAATTTGGATCTAAGTTCTCTTATTGTTTGGTAGACAGGTCCATGTCTTCTAAACCGTCTTCGTTGGTGTTCGGAAACGGGGCTGTTTCGAGGGTAGCAAGGTTTACTCCTTTATTAAACAACCCGAAAATGGACACTTTTTATTACCTTGGATTAACCGGGTTTTCGGTAGGAGGGGCTAGAGTGGCAGGTATAACATCGTCATTATTTCAGCTTGATACAAAATCGGGCAATGGTGGGGTCATTATAGACTCCGGGACATCGGTTACTAGGTTGACAAGACCCGCATATGTGGCGCTTAGAAACGCTTTCTTGTCGGGTGCGTCGCATTTGAAGAGAGGTCCGAATTTCTCCTTGTTTGATGCGTGTTTCGATTTATCGGGGAAGACAGAAGTGAAGGTGCCGACGGTGGTGATGCATTTTAAAGGCGGTGCTGACGTGTCTCTACCGGCATCAAATTACTTGATTCCTGTTGATTCTAGTGGTAGCTTTTGTTTTGCATTTGCTGGGACGAGTACTGGATTATCCATCATTGGTAATATCCAGCAACAAGGTTTTCGGGTTGTTTATGATTTGGCTGGTTCCCGGGTCGGGTTTGCACCCAAATCATGTGCTTAGTTAATTATCTTTATCTATATGTATGATGTTtctttacatttatttattacacCAACCAACCAGTCATTggtgttttcttttctttctcgaCAATTATCATCACTAAAAAAGTACTGTACGTATTATCAAATACGAGTACTTTCTATCCCAAGTTTGATGAATACTCTCACAAGTTCCTTCAAATGAGATTTGTTCCAGAATTGAGATCTTTTGAAGCAAAATAGTATTTATTTGTTGGTAGACTCTTTGTTAGTAGTATGTGTTTGAAGCGTTTAACTTACCCAACTAATTAAAAAGCACATAGTTTCCAGCACACAAAAGCACATAgtttaacaaaaacattaaattatgcaatctttttttaatcaaatgtcTTATTTACCATTTATAGATATCTATGTTTAGCAACAAACAATAATGTTTCGAACGAACccaaaaaggaaataaaataataagattgaGACGGATGGAGATTgcagtagtttttt includes these proteins:
- the LOC122579045 gene encoding aspartyl protease family protein 2-like, producing the protein MVAGISTGSGGTTTTTKKFVMLLLLVLSVSTSCTTTTVSRRHDINKHYQTFTPHSLPSSYASLDLSNENNLMATSSDSENASDSSNSLSIDLHHVDTLIYSTSTITTKNDPETLFKNRLTRDSVRVKSILKSVSNRTSGDFSSSVISGLAQGSGEYFTRIGIGSPPRYSYMVLDTGSDVVWIQCSPCRRCYTQTDPIFNPSKSNSFGHVPCRTSLCNRLDSPGCNTKSNKCMYQVSYGDGSFTIGEFSTETLTFRKTKVNNVAFGCGHDNQGLFVGAAGLLGLGRGKLSFPNQAGRQFGSKFSYCLVDRSMSSKPSSLVFGNGAVSRVARFTPLLNNPKMDTFYYLGLTGFSVGGARVAGITSSLFQLDTKSGNGGVIIDSGTSVTRLTRPAYVALRNAFLSGASHLKRGPNFSLFDACFDLSGKTEVKVPTVVMHFKGGADVSLPASNYLIPVDSSGSFCFAFAGTSTGLSIIGNIQQQGFRVVYDLAGSRVGFAPKSCA